DNA from Paludisphaera mucosa:
CGAATCTCGAACGGAGACCTGCGATTAGCGCCTCGGCCCATGCCAGAGGGAGTCTGAACTCGCCCTACGGCGGGACCCTGATCGACCTGGTCGTCGATACCGCGCGGGCGGCCGAGATGAAGGCCGCCGCCGGCGACTGCGCCAGCATCACCCTCGACGAGCGCGGGGTCTGCGACCTGGAGCTGCTCGCCGTGGGCGGCTTCTCGCCGCTGAAGGGGTTCCTGGGGAAAGCCGACTACGACCGAGTCGTTCGCGAGCAACGGCTCGCCGACGGCACGCTCTGGCCGCTGCCTGTCACTTTACCCGTGACGCCCTCCGAAGGGGTCGCCGAGGGGAAGACGCTGGCCCTCCGCGACGTCTACGGCAACCTGCTCGCCTTCCTCCACGTGGAGGAAATCTACCAGGCGGACAAGGATGCCGAGGCGCAGTGCGTCTACGACACGCTCGACGCCAAGCCTCCGGCCGACGCCGACCTCGGCCGCTGCCCAGGCCACTATGCCGCCGGTCGGCTCGAAGTGGTCCGCACGCCCCCGCATTACGACTTCGTCGACCTGCGGCGGACCCCCGCCGAGCTTCGCGAGCATTTCCAGTCGCTCGGCTGGTCCCGCATCGTCGCCTTCCCGACCCGCGACCCCATCCACCGCGCCCAGGAGGAGACGGCCCGGCGTGCGGCGGAGGAGATCGGCGGCGGCCTGCTCATCCAGCCGATCGTCGGCGCGACCCGGCCCGGCGACGTCGACCACTACACCCGCGTCCGTTGCTACCGGGCGCTTCTCGAAGACGACGACAGGTCGGGGGCGCTCGTGGTCACCCTGTTGCCGCTGGCCGAGCGTATGACCAGGCCCCGCGAGGCCCTGCTCCACGCGATCATCGCTCGCAACTACGGCTGCACCCACCTCCTCGTCCGCCGCGACCAGGCCGACCGGCCCTTCGACGATCCACACGCCGCCCTGGAGGCCCTGTCGAAGTACATGGACGAGATCGGCGTGGAGATGGTCGTCTCCACGCCGATGGTCTACCTGCCGGACATGGGCCGCTACGAGGCCGTCGACGCCGTCCCCGACGGTGTCAGGACGGCTCGAATCTCCGACGCCCAGGTCCGCGACGACTACCTGGCCGGGGGGGTCTTGCTCCCCGAGTGGTTCACTCGCCCGGCGGTCGCCGCGATCCTGAACGAGGCCAACCCCCCCCGCCAGCGCCAGGGGCTGACGATCTGGTTCACCGGCCTCTCCGGCTCGGGCAAGAGCACCGTCGCGCAGGCGCTCGTCGAGCGGCTCGCCGAGTACGGCCGCAACTGCTCGCTGCTCGACGGCGACGAGATCCGCACTCACCTGTCGAAGGGCCTGAGCTTCAGCAAGGAAGACCGCGACGTCAACATCCGCCGCGTGGGCTACGTCGCCGGCCTGGTCGCCCAGCACGGCGGCACCACGTTGTGCTCGGTCATCAGCCCATACAAGGCCGTCCGCGACGAGGCCCGCCGGCAGTCGAAGGGGAACTTCGTCGAGGTCTACTGCTCGACCCCCGTCGACGTCTGCGAGTCGCGCGACGTCAAGGGACACTACGCCAAGGCCCGCGCCGCCGTCGCGGCGGGCCGGGGCATGGGCTTCACCGGCGTCGACGACCCGTACGAGGCCCCCGATGACGCCGAGGTCACCCTCGACACATCCCGGCTCGGCGTGGCGGAATGCGTCGACGCGATCGTCGCCAAGCTGCTCGCCCTGGGCTACATCCCGCCCCGCGGCCGCGCCGGCTGAGGCCTCCGGCCCTCCCTCGCGATCGATCCGACGCCCGCCCCGGAGCCGTCCGGCGCGGTCGTCGTTCCGTTCGAAGTCTGCGAATATTCCGCCGTGCGACGGCGGCGCCCGCGGCTTCGAACCGATCGACTCATACAAAAACTATGGAATGTCCATAATTCGATTGCTATCTTGCAGGTCGGTCGCTTCCGCTGTCGAATACGAAGGTCGCGGCCGTACGCGGGTCTCGATCCCGCGTGACCGCGGCCCATCCTTTCTAGTCGTCTTTCGATCGTGCGAAGGAGATCCCATGTCACTCAGTCGTGCCGCCCGACGGGGCGGGTTCACGCTCATCGAACTGCTCGTCGTCATCGCGATCATCGCGGTCCTGATCGCCTTGCTGCTGCCGGCCGTCCAGTCGGCGCGCGAGGCCGCCCGGCGCTCGCAGTGCGTCAACAACCTGAAGCAGATCGGCCTCGGCCTGCACAACTACCACAGCGCCAACAACGCCTTCCCGATGGGCGGCACCAAGTCGCCCATGAGCCCGGACATGACCTACGGGACCTGGTCGAACTGGAGCGTCCAGGGCCAGTTGCTGCCGTTCGTCGAGCAGACGCCGGTCTACAACGCCGCCAACTTCATGATCTCGGTCGACCCGGACTGGAACGACCTGCCCAGGGTCAACCGCACCGTCCGCGACACGGTGATCAACGCCTTCCTCTGCCCGTCGGACACGAACAACCTGAAGCCCGGGCTGAACAACTACTTCGCCTCGATGGGCACGACCTCCCGGAACTGGGAAGGCGACTGCGGCTGGTCGAACGCCCCCTGCAAGCCCCAGGGCGTGACCGGCTTCTTCGGCCTGTTCATCAGCTACGGCCTCGCCGACGTGCCCGACGGCTCGGCGAACACGATCCTGTTCGCCGAGAAGCTGACCGGCAAGGCGAACGGCGGCAGCTCGTATCGCGGCAACGGCGTGACCGGCGCCAACCTGACCCAGGCGATCTACGACGCCTCGTCGAACGTCGCCGGCACCATGTCCGAC
Protein-coding regions in this window:
- a CDS encoding DUF1559 domain-containing protein, translating into MSLSRAARRGGFTLIELLVVIAIIAVLIALLLPAVQSAREAARRSQCVNNLKQIGLGLHNYHSANNAFPMGGTKSPMSPDMTYGTWSNWSVQGQLLPFVEQTPVYNAANFMISVDPDWNDLPRVNRTVRDTVINAFLCPSDTNNLKPGLNNYFASMGTTSRNWEGDCGWSNAPCKPQGVTGFFGLFISYGLADVPDGSANTILFAEKLTGKANGGSSYRGNGVTGANLTQAIYDASSNVAGTMSDLQACATAFNANNNISDQAGRYWAFGATGYTLFNTIQTPNDNQYKFGSCRWGCGGCGIDASNYIDASSAHSGGVNVLLGDGSVRFVKDSVNRATWWGLGTRDNGEVISSDAF
- a CDS encoding bifunctional sulfate adenylyltransferase/adenylylsulfate kinase, giving the protein MNSPYGGTLIDLVVDTARAAEMKAAAGDCASITLDERGVCDLELLAVGGFSPLKGFLGKADYDRVVREQRLADGTLWPLPVTLPVTPSEGVAEGKTLALRDVYGNLLAFLHVEEIYQADKDAEAQCVYDTLDAKPPADADLGRCPGHYAAGRLEVVRTPPHYDFVDLRRTPAELREHFQSLGWSRIVAFPTRDPIHRAQEETARRAAEEIGGGLLIQPIVGATRPGDVDHYTRVRCYRALLEDDDRSGALVVTLLPLAERMTRPREALLHAIIARNYGCTHLLVRRDQADRPFDDPHAALEALSKYMDEIGVEMVVSTPMVYLPDMGRYEAVDAVPDGVRTARISDAQVRDDYLAGGVLLPEWFTRPAVAAILNEANPPRQRQGLTIWFTGLSGSGKSTVAQALVERLAEYGRNCSLLDGDEIRTHLSKGLSFSKEDRDVNIRRVGYVAGLVAQHGGTTLCSVISPYKAVRDEARRQSKGNFVEVYCSTPVDVCESRDVKGHYAKARAAVAAGRGMGFTGVDDPYEAPDDAEVTLDTSRLGVAECVDAIVAKLLALGYIPPRGRAG